The genomic DNA TCGATGAAGACGCGGATGATCGCGTCGGCGACGGCGTTGCAATCCTCCGGCTTCAGGACGATGCCGGTGTCGCGGGCGAGGTCCCGGTGGCCCGAGATGCCGCCGAGCACGAGGCGCATGTAGATGCCGGGCGGCACGGCGGCCCCGTCCAGCACCTCCACGGCCTGGAAGCCGATGTCGTTCGTCTCCTCCAGGGTCGGCATGACGCCGCTGCCGTCGAAGGCGACGTTGAACTTGCGCGGCAGGCCGTAGAGGGAGCGGTCGTTCAGGATCCAGTTGTGCCAGGACTTGGCGAGCGGGCGCGTGTCCAGCAGCTCCTGGGCGTCGATGCCGGCGGTCGAGGAGCCGGTGACGTTGCGGATGTTGTCGGCGCCCGCGCCCCGGGCCGTGAGGCCGATATCGGTGAGCCCGTCGAGGAAGGGCTGGGCGTGCTCGGGATCGATCTCCCGCACCTGCAGGTTCGCCCGGGTGGTCACGTGGACGTAGCCGCCGCCGTGCTGGTCGGCGAGGTCGGCGACGCCCGCGAACTGCCAGTGGTGCAGGATCCCGTTCGGGATCCGCAGCCGGCACATGTACGAGACCTGATTCGGCGCGACCCAGAACATCCCGTGGTAGCGCCAGCGGAAATTGTCCTCGGGCTTCGGCTGCTTGCCGGCGGCGGCCTCCCGGATGAGGCGATTGTGGCCGTCGAACGGGTTCTCGGCGCGCTTCCACTTCTCCTGATCGCAGAGCTTGCCGCCGTCCCGGACGGTCCGGTCCTGCGCCTTGATGTGGATCGCGTCCGGGCCCGTGGGCTCGGCGGGCGGCGCGGCCGCCCCGGCCCCGCCCGGGGCGAGGCCGCCGGTCAGGCGGACGGCGGCGATGCCGGAGGCGAAGCCCTCGAGGTAGCGCTTCTGCTCGGCCTCGAACGCGCCCGCGGCGCTCTGGGTGGTGGTCTCGGACATCCGCGCCTCCTCAAGCAGCGAGCGGCTCGGGCGCGGGGCGCCCGAACATCAAGTCGTCCACGTTCTCGATCGGGGCACCGGAGCGGATCAGGCCCTTGCAGGCGCCCTGCTCGGCGATGTCGCCGACGAACACCGCGCCGATCAGTCGGCCGTCGCGCACCAGCAGCTTGCGGTAGAGGCCGGCACCCGGGTCGGAGAGCACGATCGCCTCGGCATCGTCGGGCGTGTCCACGATCCCGGCCGAGAAGACCGGCAGGCCCGACACCTTCAGGCTCGTGGACAGGGCCGTGCCCCGGTACTCGGCCGCCTCGCCGGCGAGGTGGCGGGCGAGCGTGTCGGCGTGCTCGTAGGCGGGCTCGACCAGGCCGTAGATCTGGCCGCGGTGCTCGGCGCACTCGCCGAGCGCGAAGATGCGCGGGTCCGAGGTCGTCATCCGGTCGTCGACCGTGATCCCCCGGCCGATCGCCAGCCCCGCTTCCTGGGCCAGCGCCACCGAGGGGCGCACGCCCACCGACATCACCACGAGGTCGGCCGGGAGCGCGGTGCCGTCCGCCAGGACCAGGCGCTCGACCCGGGACGCGCCCTCGACGCGGGCGGTGTCGGCCTCGAGGATGACCCGCACGCCGCGCGCCTCCATGGCGCGCTTCACCAGCCCGGCGGCGTGGTGATCGAGCTGGCGCTCCATCAGCCGGTCCATGACGTGGAGCAGCGTGGTCTCGACCCCGAGGCGCGCGAGCCCGACCGCCGCCTCGAGGCCCAGGAGGCCGCCGCCGATGACGACGGCCCGGGCGTGCCGGACGGCCGCCGCGCGGATCGCCGCCACGTCGGCGAGGTCGCGGAAGGTGATGACGCCCGGAAGGTCCATGCCGGGTTTGGGCAGGCGGATCGGCAGGGAGCCGACCGCGAGGACCAGCCTGTCGAAGGGCACGACGTGGGTCTCGCCCACGATGACGAGCCCGTTCTCCCGATCGATCTGCGTCACGGGCGCGCCGGTGATCAGGCGGATGCCGTGATCCGCGTACCAGTCGAGGCCCCGGAAGGCGCAGGCCGCCTCGTCGACCTCGCCGCCGAGCAGCGAGGAGAGCAGGACCCGGTTGTAGGCGGCCGTGGGCTCGGCCCCGATGCAGGTGATGTCGTAGCGGCCGGGCGCGGCCTCGGTCAGCCGCTCCAGGAAGCGCAGCGAGGCCATGCCGTTGCCGACGACGACCAGCCTCTCGCGCGGCGGGCCGTTCCCGGCGCGCGCGTCGTGTCCGCGTGTGTCCTTAGGGGATGTCGCCATCGCTCGATCGCGTCTGGAACCTCGATTGCAGGGTCGTTGGCGGACCGCCCACGAAAAAGCCGCTGCCGGTCATCTCCCGGCAGGCTTCAGCCTCAGGGAGAACCGGATCAGCGGCCTCGCTGACGGCGCTGTCCGTCGCCGTTGACGGACGCGGGGGGTCTAGCAGGTTCCGTGCCAGACGGCGGCCGGCCCGCGAGGGGCGCGCGGATTGTCAGGACCGGCGGCGCGCTCGGTGCTCGGCGGCGGGTCGGAGCGGCGGCTGCGGCACTGCACAAAAACTGTGCGACCCGTCGCGAAAGCGATCAGGCGCGGACCGGACTGCCGGTCGGGACTGTGGACGGTCGCGCGCGTGCGGGACGCGCGAGGTCGAAGGGGTCACGCGCACGGTCGATCGTGCCGTCGGCGCGCTGGGTGTGGCCGGCAGCGCCGCGCGCGTGGATGCTCTGTGCGGATCTGGTCAGGTCGCACGACCATGCCGCCGCGCGAAGCTCCCATGTTCGCGAGACGGAGCCACAGCTTCGCAATACAGGTGATCTGCGGGTGCCTGGCCGGCGATCCGTTACAGGAGCGTCGACAGCATCGCCAGAAGGCCGAGCGTCGGCATCGCGCCGGCGGCCAGGACCCAGTACCACGCGTGGTGCGCGCCGGCCCGACGGTTGTCGTTGCAGGCGCGGGGCACTCGGCCGCCCCGGGTCACGTAGCGTCGAAGCTCGACCCGCCCGCGCGGATGCGAGATCAACGATCCAGTTTCGAGTTTGCGGCATCCAGGCATGGCGGAAGCACAACGGGCGAGCCTGCCCGACGTTCCGCCACTGTTCGCACCGATACCGCGGGTCGGTGACGAACTGCGGGAAGTGTCGCCGCCCTCAGGAATCCGCGACCGCCGCCCTGTAGAGATCCGGCCTGTAGACCGTCGCGATCGCCGCCGCGATGTCGAGATCCGCGGGGAGCTGCCGCGCCGCGCGCATCTGCTCCAGCAGCCACCGGGCCTGCGCGGCGCGCGGCTCCTCGACCGCCGCGCCGAAGCGGATGCGCGGGCCCGGCTCGGCGGACGCGTCCGGATCGCCGGCGAAGGCCCGCCCGACCAGGGCGGGATCGAGGTCGAGGTAGGTCCGGCGGGCGAGGCGATGGATCAGTTCGGCCCGGTTCTCCGGATCGGCGCACCAGCGTCCGGCCCGGGCGACCGCCCGCACCAGCGGCAGGATCGCGCCGTCGAGCCGCGCGGAGACGGCCAGCACCTTCTCGGTCGCGTTCGGCGCCAGGGCGCTGCCGTGGACCGCGATCCGCCCGTGGCCGGCCGCGGCCGCCACGTCGTTCCAGGGCGCGCCGGCGCAGAACCCGTCCACCAGGCCGCGCGCCAGCGCCTCCACGCAATGCTGCGGCGGGACCACGACCGTGCGGAAAGCCGCCGCGTCGAGGCCGCCGGCCTCGGCGAACAGCCGCAATTGGTAGCTGTGGCACGAGAAGGGATGCACCGTGCCGAGCGTCAGGGGGCTGCCGGCGCGGAGCCGCGCCTGCGCCACGCCCGCGAAGGCGCGGGCGACGTCCGCCAGGGCCTCGCCGTCCGGGTCCATCGCCGCCCAGAGGGTGCGGGACAGCGTGACGGCGTTGCCGTCGGTGCTGAGCTGGAGCGGCACGATCAGGTCGGAGGGCGGCCCCGACAGGGCGAGCCGGCTCGCCAGCGCCAGCGGCGCCAGCATGTGCGCGCCGTCGAGATGGCCCAGCGCCAGCCGGTCGCGCAGCGTCGCCCAGGAGGGCTCGGCGGTGAGGTCGAGGTCGAGCCCCTCGGCCCGGGTGAAGCCCAGTTCGTGGGCCGCGATCAGCGGGGCCGCATCGCAGAGCGGAACGTAGCCGAGCTGGAGCCTCATCCGAGCAGGTCCGCGGTGGTGACGATCGCCCGGGCGATGTCGGCGATCTTGCGCTTCTCGTTCATGGCCTTGCGGCGCAGCTGCTTGTACGCCTCGTCCTCGGACAGGCCCTTCATGGTCATCAAGATGCCCTTCGCCCGCTCGATCAGCTTGCGATCGGCGAGTTCGCTCCGCGCCTCCGTCAGTTCGCGCTGGAGGCGCGCGAAGGCGTTGAAGCGCAGGATCGCGATGTCGAGGATCGACTTGATCCGTTCCGCCCGCAGGCCGTCCACAACGTAGGCGGAGATCCCGGCATCGACGGCGGCCTGCATCATGGTCGAGTCCGAGCGGTCGACGAACATCGCCACCGGCCGCTCGACCTGCCGGGAGACGCCCGACATCTGCTCCAGGATGTCCCGGCTCGGGCTCTCCAGATGGATCACCACCACGTCGGGCTTGAGGGCGGCGACGCGCTCCATGAGGTCGGCGGTGTCGGGAATCACGACCACGCGCCCGATCCCGGCGGCGCGCAGGCCCTCTTCCAGGATCGCCGCGCGGGCGCGGCTCGGGTCGATCACGGCGACGGTGAGATTGGTCTCAGTCATCTTGGCCCGGTACGGGGCGGGTCTTCTTCTGGAGGCCGGCCCGGCGCGGGCCACCGGACGCTAAGCAAGGCCCGTGCCCGCGACGCGCCCGTCGGCGGACGTTTCCGCGGTATCCCGTCCCACGGCACCAGTAACCGCCGCGCAAAGAAATGGTCCAGCTTCCGCCGCAATGCTAACCGCACTCTGCAGACCTCGCGGCGGTCATGGAGATCGGTGATTCGGATGCGCAGGCCAGACCAGCCCGCCCTGACGGACGCCGCCCACGGCCGCGTGTCCATGCCCTTCCTGCCGACGCTGGCCGTCGTGGCGGTCCTGGGCGTGGCCTCGCTGTACTGCCCGAGCTCGAAACCGGTACAGCCCGGCGCCCGGGCCGAGGCGGGCGTGTCCGCCGCTCCCGGACCCACGGATTTCGCGCCGATGGCCGCCATCGCGGCGCCGGGCCGCCCGCCCGCCGTGATCGCGTTCGCCGAGCAGTACCCGCTCGACGCCGTGATCGCGCGGACGGGGTCCCTGCCCGCCCGTCCGGCCGTGGCCGCCCGCGCGACCTCCCACGTCGCGGCCGCGGGCCGGCGCGCCTGCCCGGGCCGGCGCTGCCCCGAGGCGCCGCGCAGCAACCCCGATCCCATGGCGCCCGCGCGCGCGGCCGCCGCCGATGAGGCCGAGGACACCCTGCTCCCGTCGCAGGCCCTGCCCTTCGCGGCCTCGGTGGTGGAGACCCTGGTTCCGGCCGCTCGGGCCGTCGGTGATGCGGCGACTCTCGTGCGCAGCGGCGCGAAGGCGGTCCAGGGCACGGTGGCCCTGGCCGTGGCCGACTGCCTGCGCTGACCGCACCCGGCGGCGGGCGTCCGAACCTCTGGATCTCGTGACCGGACGTCCTAGGTGCGTCGCAGCGGACGGCCCGGACTGCCGGCCGCGGACCGGAGCCGGGGCCGGATGGCTGCACGCATCGAGGATTACGCGCTCGTCGGGGATTGCCGCAGCGCCGCGCTGATCAGCCGGCAGGGCAGCGTGGACTGGTTGTGCTGGCCGCGCTTCGACGCGGCCGCCCTGTTCACCAGCCTCCTGGGAACCGAGGCGCACGGTTTCTGGAAGATCTTCCCCGAGGCCGAGAACGTCGAGACCCGCTGGTCCTACAGGCCGGGCAGTCTCGTGCTGGAGACCCGCCACACCACGCGCCAGGGCGAGGTC from Methylobacterium radiotolerans JCM 2831 includes the following:
- a CDS encoding NirA family protein, producing the protein MSETTTQSAAGAFEAEQKRYLEGFASGIAAVRLTGGLAPGGAGAAAPPAEPTGPDAIHIKAQDRTVRDGGKLCDQEKWKRAENPFDGHNRLIREAAAGKQPKPEDNFRWRYHGMFWVAPNQVSYMCRLRIPNGILHHWQFAGVADLADQHGGGYVHVTTRANLQVREIDPEHAQPFLDGLTDIGLTARGAGADNIRNVTGSSTAGIDAQELLDTRPLAKSWHNWILNDRSLYGLPRKFNVAFDGSGVMPTLEETNDIGFQAVEVLDGAAVPPGIYMRLVLGGISGHRDLARDTGIVLKPEDCNAVADAIIRVFIENGDRTNRNKSRMKYVLDAWGFDKYLAAVEDKLGRKLDRVAPEHVAPRKPTDRFAHVGVHAQKQPGLNWIGVVLPVGKMTSDQVRALAKVAAECGDGQIRLTVWQNFIVSGVPDAKVAEVEARVEALGLTTKAAGIRSGLVACTGARGCKFAASDTKGHALIIADHVEKAVPNLDVPVNVHLTGCHHSCAQHYIGDIGLIGAKVVVSEEGDTVEGYDVVVGGGFAENPKIGTEIWKAVKAEDAPARVEALLRAYLALRQGPEESFQAFTSRTGAEALRDAAEDQPALKAAA
- a CDS encoding NAD(P)/FAD-dependent oxidoreductase; protein product: MATSPKDTRGHDARAGNGPPRERLVVVGNGMASLRFLERLTEAAPGRYDITCIGAEPTAAYNRVLLSSLLGGEVDEAACAFRGLDWYADHGIRLITGAPVTQIDRENGLVIVGETHVVPFDRLVLAVGSLPIRLPKPGMDLPGVITFRDLADVAAIRAAAVRHARAVVIGGGLLGLEAAVGLARLGVETTLLHVMDRLMERQLDHHAAGLVKRAMEARGVRVILEADTARVEGASRVERLVLADGTALPADLVVMSVGVRPSVALAQEAGLAIGRGITVDDRMTTSDPRIFALGECAEHRGQIYGLVEPAYEHADTLARHLAGEAAEYRGTALSTSLKVSGLPVFSAGIVDTPDDAEAIVLSDPGAGLYRKLLVRDGRLIGAVFVGDIAEQGACKGLIRSGAPIENVDDLMFGRPAPEPLAA
- a CDS encoding CmpA/NrtA family ABC transporter substrate-binding protein, encoding MRLQLGYVPLCDAAPLIAAHELGFTRAEGLDLDLTAEPSWATLRDRLALGHLDGAHMLAPLALASRLALSGPPSDLIVPLQLSTDGNAVTLSRTLWAAMDPDGEALADVARAFAGVAQARLRAGSPLTLGTVHPFSCHSYQLRLFAEAGGLDAAAFRTVVVPPQHCVEALARGLVDGFCAGAPWNDVAAAAGHGRIAVHGSALAPNATEKVLAVSARLDGAILPLVRAVARAGRWCADPENRAELIHRLARRTYLDLDPALVGRAFAGDPDASAEPGPRIRFGAAVEEPRAAQARWLLEQMRAARQLPADLDIAAAIATVYRPDLYRAAVADS
- a CDS encoding ANTAR domain-containing response regulator — its product is MTETNLTVAVIDPSRARAAILEEGLRAAGIGRVVVIPDTADLMERVAALKPDVVVIHLESPSRDILEQMSGVSRQVERPVAMFVDRSDSTMMQAAVDAGISAYVVDGLRAERIKSILDIAILRFNAFARLQRELTEARSELADRKLIERAKGILMTMKGLSEDEAYKQLRRKAMNEKRKIADIARAIVTTADLLG